From a region of the Enterobacter cancerogenus genome:
- a CDS encoding ECs1072 family phage-associated protein, which produces MINGFGHLYSATEQHIAKIREIKTIGFVDSNELSKVTNRAVQLCVLDLLLAAHRNKHETTINKLPGAKALHHKLLQKYNWPLSEIRAMSLSDVFIALHDELSLESLEGQAKSYFSTMIAGRYPITFTDFIDDEWDPDLAEKLLFDSAQ; this is translated from the coding sequence ATGATTAACGGATTTGGTCACCTATACTCCGCAACGGAGCAGCACATTGCAAAAATCAGAGAAATCAAAACCATCGGTTTTGTTGACTCTAACGAATTATCCAAAGTAACCAATCGCGCCGTTCAACTATGCGTCCTCGACTTATTGCTTGCTGCACATCGCAATAAGCATGAGACCACGATTAACAAACTCCCCGGCGCTAAAGCTCTCCACCACAAACTTCTTCAGAAATATAACTGGCCACTGTCAGAGATTCGGGCGATGAGCCTTTCAGATGTTTTTATCGCACTTCATGATGAACTATCACTCGAATCTCTTGAGGGTCAAGCTAAAAGCTACTTTTCTACAATGATTGCAGGGAGATACCCAATTACCTTTACTGATTTTATCGATGATGAGTGGGATCCTGATCTGGCCGAAAAACTTCTATTCGACTCTGCGCAGTAG